One part of the Dyadobacter sp. 676 genome encodes these proteins:
- a CDS encoding glutamine synthetase family protein, with translation MSKKGFLTLDELSGKIGGGEIETIVVAFTDHYGRLMGKRVDADYFLDSVAKSGTHGCNYLLTTDIAMEPVPGYRYANWELGYGDFHMVPDLGTLRIADWLEKTAIVICDIHNDKSLQPESIAPRSVLKKQLSLLSGEGLECLAASELEYYLLENSYKQAFQQNYQNLSPAGYYLEDYHIMQGTRNEKFTSAVRRHLKNSGIAVETSKGEWGLGQHELNIKYADVLSMADNHVVYKQCLKEVADAMGLSVTFMAKFATDQAGSSSHIHMSLWKNGRNIFEGDEQFGPVKGSDIFRWFLGGWIRHVPDVMPFYAPTVNSYKRFVDGSWAPTRLAWSYDNRTAGFRVVGSGASLRIECRIPGADCNPYLAFAAALASGLDGIRNRIEPPECFIGDIYAAAHLPRVPYTLAESITLFENSRFAKEAFGEEVVEHYTHFFKTEQRAYDASVTDWERRRYFEQI, from the coding sequence ATGAGTAAAAAAGGATTTCTGACGCTGGATGAACTTTCGGGCAAGATTGGAGGGGGAGAAATTGAAACAATTGTCGTCGCGTTCACGGACCATTACGGCCGGCTGATGGGCAAGCGCGTCGATGCAGACTATTTTCTGGATTCGGTTGCCAAATCTGGTACGCACGGTTGCAACTACCTGCTCACCACCGACATCGCGATGGAACCTGTGCCTGGCTACCGCTATGCGAACTGGGAGCTCGGCTATGGCGATTTTCACATGGTGCCCGATCTCGGGACATTGCGCATCGCCGACTGGCTCGAAAAAACGGCGATTGTGATCTGCGACATCCATAACGACAAATCCCTTCAGCCTGAATCCATCGCACCCAGATCCGTATTAAAAAAGCAATTGTCGCTGCTTTCAGGCGAGGGCCTCGAATGCCTTGCCGCTTCGGAACTGGAATACTATCTGCTTGAAAACAGCTATAAGCAGGCATTTCAGCAAAATTATCAGAACCTGAGTCCGGCAGGATATTACCTTGAAGATTACCATATCATGCAGGGCACGCGGAACGAAAAATTTACTTCCGCCGTCCGAAGGCACTTAAAGAACTCGGGCATCGCCGTCGAAACTTCAAAAGGCGAGTGGGGTTTGGGACAACACGAGCTGAATATAAAATATGCCGACGTACTCTCGATGGCCGATAATCACGTCGTGTACAAGCAATGCCTGAAAGAAGTAGCCGACGCAATGGGGCTGTCGGTAACTTTTATGGCGAAGTTCGCGACCGATCAAGCCGGGTCCAGCAGCCATATTCACATGAGTTTGTGGAAAAACGGCAGGAATATCTTCGAAGGCGACGAGCAGTTCGGTCCGGTAAAAGGCTCCGACATTTTCCGCTGGTTCCTGGGCGGCTGGATCAGGCATGTGCCCGACGTAATGCCGTTCTACGCGCCGACGGTCAATTCCTATAAACGTTTCGTAGACGGTTCCTGGGCGCCGACGCGTCTTGCGTGGAGTTACGATAACCGCACGGCCGGATTCCGGGTGGTGGGCAGCGGTGCCAGTCTGCGCATCGAATGCCGCATTCCCGGCGCCGATTGCAATCCGTACCTGGCATTTGCGGCAGCCCTGGCCTCGGGTCTCGATGGCATCAGAAACCGGATTGAACCGCCCGAATGCTTTATCGGCGACATTTATGCGGCCGCGCATTTGCCGCGCGTGCCTTATACATTGGCGGAATCCATTACATTGTTCGAAAACAGCCGGTTTGCAAAAGAGGCATTCGGCGAGGAAGTCGTGGAGCATTACACGCATTTTTTCAAAACCGAGCAACGCGCCTACGACGCCTCCGTAACGGATTGGGAGCGCAGGCGATATTTTGAACAGATTTAA
- a CDS encoding amidotransferase, which translates to MTKVGLLECDHVREELLPIAGDYREMFPALFSQVAPDWEFTFYDVCNGHFPASADVCDVYLCTGSRFSVYDDEPWIHRLKELVREIHNSGKKYIGVCFGHQMLAEALGGKVLKSAVGWCVGVHNFQVLRQEAWMLPSRQSFNLLMMCQDQVMELPPDSTLLAETQDCPVGMFRVGENMIGIQAHPEFPKTYEKALMEIRTERIGQAKVEMGVVSLELPLHELTFANWLKNFAAL; encoded by the coding sequence ATGACAAAAGTCGGATTGCTGGAATGCGATCATGTGCGGGAGGAGCTTTTGCCGATCGCGGGCGATTACCGGGAGATGTTCCCGGCATTGTTTTCACAGGTTGCACCGGATTGGGAGTTTACATTTTATGATGTCTGTAACGGACATTTTCCGGCTTCAGCGGATGTATGCGACGTCTACCTTTGTACCGGGTCCAGGTTTTCAGTGTACGATGATGAGCCTTGGATTCACCGGTTGAAGGAATTGGTCAGGGAAATCCATAATTCGGGGAAAAAGTATATCGGCGTTTGTTTCGGTCATCAGATGCTGGCGGAGGCACTGGGAGGGAAAGTCCTGAAATCGGCGGTTGGCTGGTGTGTGGGCGTGCATAACTTTCAGGTTTTGCGGCAGGAAGCGTGGATGTTGCCTTCGCGGCAGTCGTTTAACCTGCTGATGATGTGCCAGGACCAGGTTATGGAACTGCCGCCGGACAGCACGCTTTTGGCCGAAACGCAGGATTGTCCGGTCGGAATGTTTCGGGTAGGGGAAAACATGATAGGCATTCAGGCGCATCCGGAATTTCCGAAGACTTACGAAAAAGCGCTGATGGAAATACGGACGGAGCGTATCGGGCAGGCGAAGGTCGAAATGGGAGTCGTAAGCCTGGAATTGCCGCTGCATGAATTGACTTTTGCCAATTGGTTAAAGAATTTTGCGGCATTATGA
- a CDS encoding Uma2 family endonuclease: MKSIDTLDLNGTYSYADYLKWQFEERLELIKGKIFRMSPAPATRHQKIAGMLFAELWHLLKYRDCQVFMAPFDVRLPRFGVKADQEIFTVVQPDVCVVCDPAKIDEKGCIGAPDWIIEILSPGNTKKEMNDKFDVYEESGVKEYWLVEPNDEVVFVYVLHEGKFIGLKPFTAGQVLTPITLPEFTIELDQLFDKK, translated from the coding sequence ATGAAAAGCATCGACACACTGGATTTGAACGGCACATATAGTTATGCCGACTATTTGAAATGGCAATTCGAAGAGCGCCTTGAATTGATTAAAGGTAAAATCTTTAGAATGTCGCCTGCGCCTGCTACGCGACACCAAAAAATTGCGGGGATGCTATTTGCAGAATTGTGGCATTTGCTCAAATACAGGGATTGTCAGGTTTTTATGGCGCCATTCGACGTAAGGCTTCCGAGATTTGGTGTCAAAGCCGACCAGGAAATTTTTACCGTTGTCCAGCCGGATGTTTGCGTGGTCTGTGATCCGGCAAAAATCGATGAAAAAGGTTGTATCGGTGCACCGGACTGGATCATTGAAATACTCTCTCCGGGTAACACGAAAAAGGAAATGAATGATAAATTCGATGTGTATGAAGAGTCCGGCGTGAAAGAATATTGGTTGGTAGAGCCTAATGATGAAGTAGTGTTCGTATATGTATTGCATGAAGGGAAGTTTATCGGATTGAAGCCATTTACCGCAGGTCAGGTTTTGACTCCGATCACATTGCCTGAATTTACCATAGAACTGGACCAGCTTTTCGATAAAAAGTAA
- a CDS encoding phosphoribosyltransferase family protein: MTENSTVARRQVLTAHQAGQKIRRIAFEIYEQNFEEKGIIIAGIAGEGFAFAQRLAAELTEISPLDVQLIELRFDKNIHYQSPILFDRELNVENQVVIVADDVLNTGRTLAFALEPFLKVPMKKVQVAVIVDRSHHKFPIHADYVGYSLSTTLTEHVEVVLSRKEEEGVYLK; the protein is encoded by the coding sequence ATGACCGAGAACAGCACGGTGGCCAGGCGCCAGGTTCTGACGGCCCACCAGGCGGGCCAGAAGATACGCCGGATCGCTTTTGAGATATACGAACAGAATTTCGAGGAAAAAGGCATTATCATCGCCGGAATCGCCGGTGAAGGGTTCGCTTTTGCCCAACGGCTCGCGGCGGAACTCACCGAAATTTCGCCACTCGACGTCCAGCTGATCGAGCTGCGGTTCGACAAGAATATTCACTACCAGAGCCCCATCCTGTTCGACCGGGAGCTGAATGTGGAAAATCAGGTCGTGATTGTAGCGGACGACGTTTTAAATACCGGGCGTACACTTGCATTCGCCCTGGAACCCTTCCTGAAAGTACCGATGAAGAAGGTACAAGTAGCGGTGATCGTGGACCGCAGCCATCACAAGTTCCCGATTCATGCCGATTATGTGGGATATTCGCTGAGCACCACGCTTACTGAGCATGTGGAAGTGGTTTTGAGCCGTAAGGAAGAAGAGGGGGTTTATTTGAAATAG
- a CDS encoding sialate O-acetylesterase, with protein sequence MKEKLLILLSILALTTQIGQAQYLSLSYPKYNSVLQRDGNNQAVVTIAGQLVWGTGANGEIVPGTTISYKIKTLSVNPNVQGPTINLTMAFNGMFYTTTTLTKGWYLVEVMLNGAVYASSKVGVGDVFVIAGQSNAQGIGGQFEPMGGWKLPATAGFPEWIVGINEDYNCTKNLLDNFGEMYPLTDVAIHYNRLGPTGNNVWCYALLGKKISDANGGMPVAFFNTASGSTVTQWYLGAQGLAAPNPYTGGTQFCLGYKQGSLNPADYYGQPYTPLRFTLNCYASLYGVRAVLWHQGEADSDSNVPANYKASSSADYQTKLQFVINKSRTDFGAAISPNILCWVVSKASISKYGPLNNTVRTGQGNVVGGATTGGPDTDYIVGSGGAIAGITYRRDSTHFEENYNGALTWLVNGTTPSATTATKFLPALYHSLPTQLTETNDT encoded by the coding sequence ATGAAAGAAAAATTGCTTATTCTTCTGTCAATCCTCGCATTGACTACGCAAATTGGTCAGGCACAATATCTTAGTTTGTCTTATCCAAAATACAATTCAGTCCTACAACGTGATGGTAATAATCAGGCGGTCGTAACAATTGCCGGGCAATTGGTTTGGGGAACCGGGGCGAACGGTGAAATAGTGCCGGGTACTACAATCAGCTACAAGATTAAGACACTAAGTGTCAATCCAAATGTACAAGGACCTACGATCAACTTGACCATGGCATTTAATGGTATGTTTTACACCACCACAACGCTGACAAAGGGCTGGTATTTGGTAGAGGTTATGCTGAACGGGGCCGTTTATGCGTCTTCGAAGGTGGGCGTTGGCGATGTTTTTGTGATAGCCGGGCAATCTAATGCCCAAGGAATAGGCGGACAATTTGAGCCAATGGGAGGATGGAAATTACCGGCAACGGCAGGATTCCCTGAATGGATTGTGGGCATCAATGAGGATTATAACTGTACAAAAAATTTGTTGGATAACTTCGGGGAAATGTACCCTCTCACGGATGTGGCAATACATTACAACAGATTAGGGCCAACCGGTAACAATGTATGGTGTTATGCATTGCTAGGAAAGAAGATTTCTGACGCGAATGGAGGAATGCCGGTGGCTTTCTTTAACACCGCATCAGGTAGTACAGTTACGCAATGGTACTTGGGAGCGCAGGGACTTGCGGCGCCCAATCCATACACCGGAGGAACTCAGTTTTGTCTGGGTTACAAACAAGGTTCATTGAATCCGGCCGACTATTATGGGCAGCCTTACACACCGTTACGCTTTACACTAAATTGCTATGCATCGCTTTACGGTGTCAGAGCAGTGCTTTGGCACCAGGGAGAAGCCGATTCTGATAGTAATGTGCCGGCAAATTACAAAGCAAGCAGCTCGGCCGACTATCAGACGAAACTGCAATTTGTGATTAACAAGTCCAGAACCGATTTCGGAGCTGCTATTAGCCCTAATATTCTCTGTTGGGTAGTTTCAAAAGCAAGCATTAGTAAATATGGACCATTGAATAACACGGTTCGCACGGGACAAGGAAATGTGGTCGGCGGAGCAACAACCGGCGGGCCGGATACGGATTACATTGTTGGAAGTGGCGGAGCAATTGCAGGCATTACCTATCGCAGGGATAGCACGCATTTCGAGGAAAATTACAACGGAGCCCTAACCTGGCTGGTAAATGGTACGACGCCATCGGCAACAACGGCAACAAAATTTCTGCCGGCTTTGTACCACAGCTTACCTACGCAACTAACGGAAACAAACGATACCTGA
- a CDS encoding aldehyde dehydrogenase family protein gives MIQTTISPIDGSVYVERELATAAAVEAALEKAVTTQKEWKKSKLSEREAICRKAVEYFLNNADEIGLELTWQMGRPVRYTANEIRRGFQERANYMISVAGKALADVEVDEIPGFKRFIKRDPLGVVFVVAPWNYPYLTSVNSVIPAIMAGNAVLLKHAQQTPLCAERYAAAFEYAGLPEGVFQYLHLSHDQVAQVIGDARIDYVAFTGSVEGGHAVQKAINQRFIVGGLELGGKDPAYVRADANLADAVENLVDGSFFNSGQSCCGIERIYVHRDVYEEFVRGFEALTKTYVLGDPRDPETTLGPMVRTSAANFAQKQIDDAIAQGASALIDPALFPAHKPGTPYLAPQVLVNVSHSMDIMTEETFAPVVGIMPVSGDDEAVRLMNDSQYGLTASIWTSDVDAALRIGEQVETGTWFMNRCDYLDPALAWTGVKNSGRGCTLSVVGYEALTRPKSFHLRIG, from the coding sequence ATGATTCAGACAACAATAAGCCCGATCGACGGTTCCGTGTATGTGGAGCGCGAGTTGGCGACTGCCGCGGCTGTGGAAGCTGCTTTGGAAAAGGCCGTTACGACGCAAAAAGAGTGGAAAAAATCGAAACTTTCCGAGCGCGAGGCGATCTGCCGGAAGGCGGTGGAGTATTTCCTGAACAATGCAGACGAAATAGGTCTTGAACTGACCTGGCAAATGGGCCGGCCCGTGCGGTATACGGCTAATGAGATCCGTCGTGGTTTTCAGGAACGAGCCAATTATATGATTTCCGTAGCCGGAAAGGCCTTGGCGGATGTGGAAGTGGACGAGATTCCGGGATTCAAAAGGTTCATAAAGCGCGACCCGCTGGGCGTGGTATTCGTGGTTGCGCCGTGGAATTATCCGTACCTGACTTCGGTAAACTCGGTGATACCGGCGATTATGGCAGGTAATGCGGTGCTTTTGAAGCACGCACAACAAACGCCGCTTTGTGCGGAGCGCTATGCAGCCGCATTCGAATACGCCGGATTGCCCGAAGGGGTATTTCAATATCTGCATTTGAGCCACGACCAGGTAGCGCAGGTGATCGGCGATGCACGGATCGACTACGTCGCATTCACGGGCTCGGTAGAGGGAGGGCATGCAGTTCAGAAGGCTATTAACCAGCGCTTCATCGTCGGAGGGCTCGAACTGGGAGGGAAAGACCCGGCCTACGTGCGTGCCGATGCCAATTTGGCCGACGCCGTGGAAAACCTTGTGGACGGTTCTTTTTTCAACTCGGGGCAGTCGTGCTGCGGGATCGAGCGGATTTATGTGCATCGGGATGTGTATGAAGAGTTTGTGCGGGGTTTCGAGGCGCTCACGAAAACCTACGTCCTGGGCGACCCGCGCGACCCAGAAACGACATTGGGGCCAATGGTGAGAACCTCTGCGGCCAATTTTGCCCAAAAGCAAATCGATGACGCTATCGCGCAAGGTGCCAGCGCGTTGATCGATCCCGCATTGTTCCCCGCCCACAAACCGGGTACGCCTTACCTCGCCCCGCAGGTCCTGGTAAACGTAAGCCATTCAATGGATATCATGACGGAGGAAACATTTGCACCGGTGGTAGGCATTATGCCCGTTTCGGGCGACGACGAGGCTGTTCGTTTGATGAACGACAGCCAGTACGGTCTGACTGCCTCGATCTGGACAAGCGATGTGGACGCGGCATTGCGAATCGGTGAGCAGGTAGAAACCGGTACCTGGTTCATGAACCGCTGTGATTACCTCGATCCGGCGCTGGCGTGGACGGGTGTGAAGAATTCCGGGCGTGGTTGCACCTTGTCGGTGGTCGGTTACGAGGCTTTGACGCGGCCTAAGTCTTTTCATTTGAGAATAGGGTAG
- a CDS encoding alpha-galactosidase, which translates to MNFLRRIALFLPLFLLHSFGSTAQDKVTIPIETAQNALVLQTGPDKHLSIVYFGKKLAQAAEYDLVGSQNRQRDGNAGIYNSAYTPAGSWNVSEPALQITHADGNKSTDLIYINHQTTRENDNVSVTGIQLKDPVYAVEVTLFYKTYFRENVVEQWSMIKNAGKGGIMLNKYASANLYFPGKDFYLTHYNGTWAHEMNPEEEQLTAGIRVLDSKLGTRANLFQPPSFQLSFDKPATETEGKVLLGTLAWSGNFRMDFEVDSYHNLRLIAGINNYASEYPLAAGNDFKTPSFIYTFSEHGKGDASRNLHNWARKYRILDGEGSRLTLLNNWEATYFDFNEEKLSGLFKDGRKLGVDLFLLDDGWFANKYPRNDDRAGLGDWQENVKKLPHGIGYLVKEAKSAGIKFGIWVEPEMVNPRSELYEKHPDWVIRQPQRPEHYMRNQLPLDLSNPEVQNFVYGVLDKLFTENPEIAYIKWDCNAITFNAHSAYLEKTGQKQSQLYVDYVKGLYKVLEKLRAKYPKVPMMLCSGGGGRVDYEALKYFTEFWPSDNTDPLERIFMQWEYSYFFPALAQSAHVTDWGKQPLKFRTDVAMMGKLGYDIVVSHLNEKDLQFSQQSVATYNAIKDVVWHGDLYRLVDPKKNDFASLLFATKNKDRAILFSYLVSNRNGAGSDIAVRLQGLDAAKKYRVRELNLYPDTRSPVKEDQVYSGDFLMTAGFNPVVNAGRTSVILEISEVK; encoded by the coding sequence ATGAATTTTCTCCGGCGCATTGCCCTTTTCCTGCCACTGTTTCTTCTGCACTCCTTCGGCTCAACGGCCCAGGACAAGGTTACCATTCCCATTGAAACCGCACAAAACGCCCTCGTATTGCAAACCGGTCCGGACAAGCATTTGTCGATCGTATACTTTGGCAAAAAACTGGCCCAGGCGGCCGAGTATGATCTGGTAGGTTCGCAAAACCGCCAGCGCGACGGCAATGCCGGCATTTATAACTCTGCCTACACGCCTGCGGGCTCGTGGAATGTTTCTGAGCCCGCCTTGCAAATCACCCATGCCGACGGTAATAAATCCACCGACCTGATTTATATAAACCATCAGACGACCCGCGAAAACGATAATGTGTCGGTAACAGGCATTCAGCTTAAAGACCCGGTATATGCGGTGGAGGTTACGTTATTTTACAAAACCTACTTCCGAGAAAATGTGGTAGAACAATGGAGTATGATCAAAAACGCCGGAAAAGGCGGAATCATGTTGAACAAATACGCTTCCGCTAACCTCTACTTTCCCGGAAAGGACTTCTACCTCACCCATTACAACGGTACCTGGGCGCATGAAATGAACCCGGAAGAAGAACAGCTTACAGCCGGTATCCGCGTGCTCGATTCGAAGCTGGGCACCCGTGCCAACCTATTTCAGCCGCCGAGTTTTCAGCTTTCTTTCGATAAACCAGCCACCGAAACGGAGGGCAAGGTACTGCTTGGGACCCTGGCCTGGTCGGGCAACTTTCGCATGGATTTCGAGGTGGATTCCTACCATAACCTTCGGTTAATTGCCGGAATCAACAATTATGCCTCGGAATACCCGCTGGCGGCGGGCAATGATTTCAAAACGCCTTCGTTTATCTACACTTTCTCGGAACATGGAAAAGGCGATGCAAGCCGCAACCTGCATAACTGGGCCCGCAAATACCGCATTCTCGATGGCGAAGGTTCACGCCTGACGTTGCTGAACAACTGGGAAGCCACATATTTCGATTTTAACGAGGAGAAACTCTCGGGCCTTTTCAAAGACGGCAGGAAACTGGGCGTTGACCTGTTCCTGCTGGACGACGGCTGGTTCGCCAACAAATATCCCCGCAACGACGACCGTGCAGGGCTTGGAGATTGGCAGGAGAACGTCAAAAAATTGCCGCATGGCATTGGTTATCTGGTCAAAGAGGCTAAAAGCGCGGGTATCAAATTCGGGATTTGGGTAGAACCGGAAATGGTAAACCCCAGAAGCGAACTTTACGAAAAACATCCCGATTGGGTGATCCGCCAACCTCAGCGTCCCGAGCATTATATGCGCAATCAGTTGCCGCTCGATTTGTCCAATCCCGAAGTGCAAAACTTCGTTTACGGCGTTCTGGACAAGCTTTTTACGGAGAATCCGGAGATCGCCTATATCAAATGGGATTGCAACGCCATCACTTTCAATGCGCATTCGGCTTATCTCGAAAAGACCGGGCAAAAGCAATCGCAACTGTATGTGGATTACGTGAAAGGCCTTTATAAGGTTTTGGAAAAACTGAGAGCCAAATATCCCAAAGTGCCAATGATGCTCTGCTCGGGCGGTGGCGGGCGGGTCGATTATGAGGCCTTGAAATACTTCACCGAATTCTGGCCAAGTGACAATACCGATCCGCTCGAACGTATTTTCATGCAATGGGAGTACTCCTATTTCTTCCCTGCTCTCGCACAAAGCGCGCACGTTACCGACTGGGGCAAGCAGCCGCTCAAATTCCGGACCGACGTGGCCATGATGGGCAAACTTGGTTACGACATTGTGGTGAGCCATCTCAACGAGAAAGATCTGCAATTCAGCCAGCAATCCGTCGCGACTTACAACGCGATCAAGGATGTGGTGTGGCACGGTGACCTCTACCGGCTGGTCGATCCGAAGAAAAATGATTTTGCCTCATTACTTTTTGCAACTAAAAACAAGGACCGGGCCATTTTGTTTTCGTATTTGGTAAGCAACCGCAACGGAGCCGGATCGGACATTGCCGTGCGCTTGCAGGGGCTGGATGCGGCGAAAAAATACAGGGTAAGAGAATTGAACCTCTATCCCGACACCAGGTCGCCGGTTAAGGAAGATCAGGTTTATTCCGGGGACTTTTTGATGACGGCGGGATTTAATCCGGTTGTAAATGCCGGACGGACCAGTGTTATTTTGGAGATTTCGGAAGTGAAATAG
- a CDS encoding glucose 1-dehydrogenase encodes MRLENKVALITGGSGGIGRETAILFAREGAKVVVTDVNDAAGQETADEIVRNGGEAYFLHSDVSEAADSEAAVAFAEEKFGKLNILFNNAGIMHSDDDNAITTEEAIWDLTMNINAKGVFLGCKYGIPALQRAGGGSIINTASFVAILGAATPQVAYTASKGAVLALTRELAVIHARENIRVNALCPGPLRTELLMKFLNTEEKKQRRLVHIPMGRFGEAREMAYAALFLASDEASFVTGTDFLVDGGITSAYVTPV; translated from the coding sequence ATGCGCTTAGAAAACAAAGTCGCGCTTATTACAGGTGGTAGCGGCGGAATCGGCCGTGAAACTGCCATTCTATTTGCCAGAGAAGGAGCTAAAGTCGTGGTGACCGACGTGAACGACGCGGCCGGCCAGGAGACTGCCGACGAAATCGTCAGGAATGGCGGAGAAGCCTACTTTCTGCATTCGGACGTTTCCGAAGCCGCTGACAGCGAGGCGGCTGTGGCGTTTGCGGAGGAGAAGTTCGGCAAGCTGAATATCCTTTTTAACAATGCCGGCATTATGCACAGCGACGACGATAATGCCATAACAACCGAAGAGGCGATCTGGGACCTGACGATGAACATCAATGCGAAAGGTGTTTTTCTGGGGTGCAAATATGGTATCCCGGCATTGCAGCGCGCAGGCGGCGGATCAATTATAAATACGGCGTCGTTTGTGGCGATCCTGGGCGCGGCTACACCGCAGGTGGCCTACACGGCCAGCAAAGGCGCCGTCCTCGCGCTCACACGGGAGCTCGCGGTTATCCATGCGCGCGAGAATATCCGTGTAAATGCGCTGTGCCCCGGTCCGCTGCGTACCGAATTGCTGATGAAGTTTTTGAATACCGAAGAGAAGAAACAACGCCGGCTGGTGCATATTCCTATGGGCCGCTTCGGTGAAGCCAGAGAAATGGCCTACGCGGCATTGTTCCTCGCTTCCGACGAGGCTTCGTTCGTAACAGGTACCGATTTCCTCGTCGACGGCGGTATTACCTCCGCTTATGTAACACCTGTTTAA
- a CDS encoding DUF4230 domain-containing protein — protein MRIISWLMRLLVLILLLAGINALWSGFKTGDWRPEWLGGEGKVETMHTVVLQEISSMGKLEVVKYNFKDVVEQEIVKMWLPNAKAILIVQGEAVGCVDLARVSMEDITSDDETLVIDMPEPELCVFKIDHSKSKVYNTEYAFTDEAKLVQEAYKQAEKQIQKSALDMGILDQTKENAKKILTPMLEKASGKKVVLKFPMTAKVDKLR, from the coding sequence ATGCGTATCATTTCGTGGTTGATGCGGCTTCTGGTGCTGATTTTGCTTTTGGCGGGGATCAATGCTTTGTGGTCGGGGTTTAAAACCGGGGACTGGCGGCCTGAATGGCTGGGCGGCGAAGGAAAGGTTGAAACAATGCATACGGTGGTTTTGCAGGAAATCAGTTCGATGGGAAAACTTGAAGTTGTGAAATACAACTTCAAGGATGTGGTGGAGCAGGAAATCGTGAAAATGTGGTTGCCTAATGCCAAAGCGATACTGATCGTGCAAGGCGAGGCGGTCGGCTGTGTGGATCTCGCCAGGGTTTCCATGGAAGATATTACCTCGGACGATGAAACGCTGGTTATCGATATGCCTGAGCCGGAGCTGTGTGTTTTTAAAATAGACCACAGCAAATCAAAGGTTTACAATACCGAATACGCTTTTACCGACGAAGCCAAACTGGTGCAGGAGGCTTACAAACAGGCCGAAAAACAGATCCAGAAATCGGCCCTCGACATGGGTATTCTTGACCAGACAAAGGAGAATGCGAAGAAAATACTGACACCAATGCTGGAAAAGGCTTCGGGTAAAAAGGTGGTGCTTAAATTTCCGATGACCGCCAAAGTAGACAAGTTGCGATAA
- a CDS encoding T9SS type A sorting domain-containing protein, translated as MALSAYPNPFQEEFLIEFDVPEDGSHVKLELVDVAGRVLKTIVDNPHAKGRWKYCSGKLDSGVRTTLCRLKVNDLYTIKKLVKGN; from the coding sequence ATGGCCCTGTCTGCCTATCCAAATCCATTTCAGGAAGAATTTCTGATCGAATTCGACGTGCCGGAAGATGGAAGCCATGTAAAGCTCGAACTGGTGGATGTCGCTGGGAGAGTCTTGAAAACAATCGTCGATAACCCACATGCAAAAGGGCGATGGAAATATTGTTCCGGGAAGCTGGATTCCGGAGTGCGGACTACGCTTTGTCGTTTAAAAGTAAATGACTTGTATACGATCAAAAAATTGGTCAAAGGCAACTAG